A genomic stretch from Malus domestica chromosome 15, GDT2T_hap1 includes:
- the LOC103431573 gene encoding thioredoxin-like protein HCF164, chloroplastic produces the protein MGRVASNPVSLHRSRPCFQTPRLPHYVKPTLHFPNHHRRFPTVSCQQTPNLPDPSTTEKSVAEPGSVSDSSSQATTSSTSSGPPEFPNKNTNRQVAVVSTLAAVVLFLSGRLDFGVSLKDLSLAALPYEEALSNGKPTVVEFYADWCEVCKELAPDVYKVEQQYKDRVNFVMLNVDNTKWEQELDEFGVEGIPHFAFLDKAGNEEGNVVGRLPEKYLLENVDALARGEASIPHARVVGQFSSAEARKVHQVPDPRSHG, from the exons ATGGGTCGCGTGGCTTCAAACCCGGTTAGCCTCCATAGATCCCGGCCATGTTTCCAAACTCCTCGACTTCCCCACTACGTTAAGCCCACTCTCCACTTCCCAAACCACCACCGCCGATTTCCGACCGTTTCTTGCCAGCAAACCCCCAACCTACCTGACCCCTCCACAACG GAGAAGTCGGTTGCTGAGCCAGGCTCTGTCAGTGATAGCAGTAGTCAAGCTACGACTTCCTCTACGAGCTCTGGCCCTCCGGAATTTCCAAACAAGAATACCAACAGGCAAGTAGCGGTGGTTTCCACTCTTGCGGCGGTCGTGCTTTTCTTATCAGGAAGACTAGATTTTGGTGTTTCTTTGAAGGACCTATCTCTTGCTGCATTACCTTATGAAGAG GCTCTTTCGAATGGGAAGCCTACTGTTGTCGAGTTCTATGCCGATTGGTGTGAAGTATGCAAGGAATTAGCTCCAGATGTGTATAAAGTTGAGCAGCAGTACAA GGATCGTGTAAATTTTGTTATGCTGAATGTTGACAACACAAAGTGGGAACAAGAGCTTGATGAGTTTGGTGTTGAGGGTATTCCACACTTTGCATTCCTAGATAAAGCGGGAAATGAAGAGGGGAACGTAGTAGGCAGGCTTCCAGAAAAGTACCTGCTTGAGAATGTGGATGCTCTTGCCCGTGGAGAAGCCTCCATACCTCATGCTCGTGTAGTGGGGCAGTTTTCAAGTGCTGAAGCCAGAAAGGTTCACCAAGTTCCTGATCCAAGAAGTCACGGATAG
- the LOC103401260 gene encoding uncharacterized protein: MVEEASASASATASETLTQNTALESQRSNEATITEVAQGGTESTCNNESAEASAVSSNGDREKSLEFSDELMEKGSKAVKDSDFGEATECFSRALEIRVAHFGELAPQCVNAYYKYGCALLYKAQEETDPLGAVPKKEGESQQESAKNVVNGKSSTAAVSSNAEQDASLSNQEGVDADGVSSGKDKDEDDDSDDEDLAEADADEDETDLDLAWKMLDVARAIVEKNPADTLEKVDILSALAEVALEREDIETSLSDYQKALSILEQLVEPDSRRIAELNFRLCLCLEIGSKPEEAILYCQTAISTCKSRVRRLMLESRSLTESTTSLSASVLEPGVTLSSNMTKSDNIVTDIQAEIETLTGLAGDLEKKLEDLQQLASNPKSILAEIMGFVSAKAKGTEKSESPSVISSSRMGTADNNGGFDSPTVYTAHTNGASGVTHLGVVGRGVKRVLMNTGSGESSASKKPALDSSQDKGEGNAS; this comes from the exons ATGGTCGAAGAAGCATCAGCGTCGGCGTCGGCGACGGCGAGCGAAACACTAACCCAAAACACAGCCTTGGAGTCTCAGAGGTCCAACGAGGCCACCATCACGGAGGTAGCTCAGGGAGGCACCGAGTCCACTTGCAACAACGAAAGCGCGGAAGCTTCAGCTGTCAGCTCCAATGGCGATCGCGAAAAGTCGCTCGAGTTTTCCGACGAGCTGATGGAGAAGGGCTCCAAGGCGGTCAAGGACTCTGATTTCGGCGAGGCCACCGAGTGCTTCAGCCGTGCTTTGGAAATCAG GGTTGCACATTTCGGAGAACTTGCTCCTCAGTGTGTCAATGCTTACTATAAATATGGATGTGCATTGCTTTACAAAGCTCAAGAGGAGACTGATCCATTGGGTGCTGTACCCAAGAAGGAGGGTGAATCGCAGCAAGAATCTGCTAAGAATGTTGTAAATGGTAAATCTTCCACAGCTGCTGTTTCAAGTAATGCTGAACAGGATGCAAGTTTGAGTAATCAGGAGGGAGTAGATGCTGATGGTG TTTCTAGTGGAAAAGAcaaagatgaagatgatgatagcGATGATGAAGACCTGGCTGAAGCAGATGCAGATGAAGATGAAACTGACCTTGATTTGGCATGGAAAATGCTAGATGTGGCAAGAGCCATTGTTGAAAAAAACCCGGCTGACACATTGGAGAAGGTCGACATATTATCGGCTTTGGCAGAAGTTGCACTGGAAAGAG AGGACATTGAAACTTCTCTCAGTGACTACCAGAAAGCACTTTCCATTTTGGAGCAGTTGGTTGAGCCTGATAGTCGACGTATAGCTGAACT AAATTTTCGGCTATGTTTGTGTCTAGAGATTGGCTCTAAGCCTGAGGAAGCCATTCTGTATTGCCAGACGGCTATATCAACCTGCAAGTCTCGTGTGCGGCGGCTCATGCTTGAATCAAGGAGTTTGACAGAATCCACAACGTCGTTGTCTGCTTCTGTATTGGAGCCAGGTGTCACGCTCTCCTCAAATATGACCAAATCTGATAATATTGTGACAGATATACAGGCAGAGATTGAAACACTAACTGGACTCGCTGGAgatctggaaaagaag CTTGAAGATCTGCAACAACTGGCGTCAAACCCAAAATCCATTCTCGCTGAGATTATGGGATTTGTGTCTGCCAAGGCAAAAGGCACTGAGAAAAGTGAATCTCCGTCAGTGATTAGCTCTTCAAGGATGGGAACTGCTGACAACAATGGAGGTTTTGACTCCCCAACTGTATATACTGCTCATACGAATGGAGCTTCTGGAGTCACACATCTTGGTGTGGTAGGAAGAGGAGTCAAGCGAGTGTTGATGAACACAGGCTCGGGAGAATCAAGCGCATCGAAGAAACCTGCTTTGGATTCATCGCAAGACAAGGGTGAGGGAAATGCGTCATGA
- the LOC103401261 gene encoding uncharacterized protein, translating into MAARASVLALHQVSNAHRTSTSSPAHASKPAPPRGLALPGRRQLALSLTWTAALAAVAAKEVKAEDIGLFGLRRKVKEAEKEVEVIVKEGFEAAEKGLETAEKGLESAEKGIESVERGIETAEEGVEAALSFGGLAQAGAVVGAEVVGVLVATSIVNGILGPDS; encoded by the coding sequence ATGGCAGCAAGAGCATCAGTACTAGCTCTCCACCAAGTAAGCAATGCGCACCgcacctccacctcctccccGGCGCACGCCTCCAAGCCTGCGCCGCCTCGTGGACTCGCATTACCCGGGCGGAGACAGTTGGCGCTGTCGCTGACGTGGACGGCGGCGCTGGCAGCTGTGGCTGCGAAGGAAGTGAAGGCGGAGGACATTGGGCTGTTTGGGCTGAGGAGGAAGGTGAAAGAGGCGGAGAAGGAAGTGGAGGTGATAGTGAAGGAAGGGTTCGAGGCGGCGGAGAAGGGGCTGGAAACGGCGGAGAAGGGGCTAGAATCGGCGGAGAAGGGGATAGAATCGGTGGAGCGAGGGATTGAAACGGCTGAGGAAGGGGTGGAAGCGGCGTTGAGCTTCGGGGGTTTGGCACAGGCTGGAGCGGTGGTGGGAGCGGAGGTTGTGGGGGTTTTGGTGGCGACTTCGATTGTGAATGGGATTTTGGGGCCGGATAGTTAG